From Calliphora vicina chromosome 3, idCalVici1.1, whole genome shotgun sequence:
tctttaaactttgtgtaaattacgttgatgccaGTGTCCTGTTATGCCAGAAATTAAGAAGGGGTGCCACACCCCTTCCGAGAtccgatccttcccatttttttattaacttcttgcactgataagaaattaactcatatgaagtttgaagcctttcacatttacagttctccagatattcgaaaataactgtttactttgtttggtaggtgccacgcccactaatttaataccgcccattttcagccaaaccatgtaaaatgataagggtgctattcggaataaatttcaatacttccacaattatagttcaccatatatttaaaaataactatttactttgtatgggtggtgtcacaccccctgttccgatccgtcccatttttagttaaacttcaaagagtgatacgaaattgattcgtataaagtttgaatatagtcacaattttagttctgcagatattcgaaaataactatttactttgtatgggtggtacaaattttgccctctttcgtccctttgtggtccaagttaagaaaaactatatagtcTATTATTGCTTCCAGGTAAACgaatatctatgttccaaatttcaatcaaatcggtgcagccgtttactcttgattgtttaagaactaaaggtaccAATTTTACTGGTTTTCCCCCTTTAAATCTGTTTCTAgtccaagtattaaaaaaagatatagGCTATTGACGTTtccaagtaaggatctatctatgtcccaaatttcaataaaatcggttcagccgtttaggcgtgatgctcaaacaaacaaacttacaaagacatttaaatatttatatagataataaaaagttgtttcgaaacattgttgtccaaaatatcgagcgaactaagggtatatcgtacgtgacataaagaATCCAATACCGGCACACTATGTTTTTGAACTACATCAGCTTCATCAAAGTTGGAaagtagtgaaaaaaaataaaaacaaaaatatattttctgaagaaatacacaaattttgtcaaaatacttaaataatatgTACAACATTGGAAAGAGCACAGTTTCTTCTTTTTGAGAATCGTTGAGAATCAGCTTAGTTAATGGCTTATAAGTGCTTAAAGGTACGAAAACCCAGTTTTTTacccgtaactcaagattttggaGTGTGTTCCAACCAAACCCCCCAAAAGTAATTTTGTATTAGGGGAGTTACCTGTTTTCATAGAAACATACTTTGAACAGACAACGCACTTGAACACATCAAGCATCAGAAAAACTATACACAGGGAGTATAGCTTAATTTATAAATCAACTGATAAAGATCCTTTAAAAAGCTcaggtaaaatttaaaatgaggTTTCATCGGATTTTGGTATTAATATATTGTCCAGAACAATAAGACGTTTGAATGAGAAAACCTTACGTGGGTCTATTGCACAACGTAATCCACTgtgtcaaaaaaataatatttaatcccGACTAGCGTTTTCAAGACAACATCTCAATAAACCGAtgacattttggaaaaatatactTTGGAGTGACGAGTCGAAGTTTAGCGGTTTGGTTCTAATGGAAAACAGTATGTATGGCGTCCTCCCAACCTGGAGCATACCCCAAAGTAAACCCTTAAAACGGTTGAGCATGGTGGTGGCAATGTCATGGTGTGTCCCATTCAAAAGATTATCACTAAAATGGACCAGcacatttacaaaaacatatTGACAAGCATCAtgattagggtattcaattaatcgggtttctgatttaatcggttaaccgagcaaacaattaatcgaggtttagatttattcggttaaaaatcggttaatttaaaattattcgattaacggaataatatatattttaattttaaattgaaaacaaacaaaacataacaattcaaccaaaaaataatagcaaatatgatATCTGAGAttctttttgtatacacatttgagttttttttaggattttcgtgagatcttctgaaataatcttttaaaagaagaatataatttaatttttttccttttaaacgtagtttttctttagatttaataaaactacttggaaaaaactctctcgctgattgtagatgttggcgaaatcgaaagcatgataaaTAATATCCAGTATCTcagttttgtttagttttttctaagcatatcaaaTCTTTCATTATACCATTGGTGTCCTTTTtagattgttttaaatattgaatacttttgatatTTTCGTTTAGTTTCGTTGAGTTCTGtacatgtaaatgcaaacaaagtttcaaatacatgtaaaataatgttcgaaaaatttataattttaatttgaaatttgtatttgaattgaatagaaaaataaacacacaaaaatttgttaaagtgcaaaaaaaaaaaggaatttcgtttaatcggttaatcgacacaaattaatcggattatttgttatttgaaactcggcaattttaaattattcgaatagttaaccatccaaaattaatcggttaaccgattaacggttaatcgattgaatactcTAATCATGATATCATTCGTTGAAGACAACATGCCTCTAATGTGGAAATATATACATGATAATAACCCACACCTCACGCCTAGTGAAGAGTTGCTTATAGGAAAATAACATCACAGTtctgaactttaaaaaaataaaatggatctaaaattttttcgataagatgtaaaaaatatcagaaATATATAAGTGAAATATcgtgtcttaaattcctggcaaccactgtatgtatatataataaaattagatttttcggCATTAGAGATTATACGTTGTTGGGGGAAAATTGTTGGTCTGACATTGACAGCAAATTCTGAATGTGATTTActgcaaatacatataaaatttttttgatcgaCACTGTATGTACTCGTACAGAGTACTACAGCTACTATACTGCCTTTGGTTTCTTCtttatgtttgtattttgtgctttttagcttttatttttcagtgtgttttttatttgattttctttcgtgttttttttttgtttttttgtttggtttgttttgttCTGTTTTGTGTTGTGGTGtatgtgtgttgttgttgttgtttgttgtatttaatgtatatatagtattttttttgttgtggcgCTTTATATATGTTGTTGAGTTTCTCTATTTTCCCCAATCATATGGTGCTTTTTCATTTGCAGTTCGCATATTCTCGcagattttgtttttagttattcGCCGATAATTGATGTCAAAGGACGCGTTGCGACCGGTATCTTACGGCGCGTATAATTAACAAGGATACTAAGGAGGTGTATTTTATagattgtatttgtattttccaAGTGCATGAGagtgtttgtatgtgtgtgcGTGCCTGCGTatatatgtgtgtatgtgtattAATAAGGTTGTGATACTAgagtaatttgcaaaaaaaaaatataaaaaaatgccaaaagaaGATCCGTTCGTAAATCGAGCCCAGTTGCTGAaagcaattaaaaaatatcctgAAATATGGGATTCAAACAATAAACTGCACATGTGCCGTAGTGTTACGGCTCCCATGTGGAATGAAATAGCAGATCAATTTGGAGGCCATGTTCCCACCGGTAAGTTTACAGATATTCATTCTCTCTTTTTATATCTGCTCACTCTCCCCCTGGCTTACTAAATCCAACACCTATAATAACGCTATGCTATTTAATTAAATCGTTTACTCATTTGTTTTGTCAACGATTTTAGTAAAGCTTCAATCGATTTGGAGCCAAATGAAATATCACTACCACAATTTGGTGCATCGACAAATTTTACACAAGGAACGTTTTACTACCAAATGGGAACACTTTGAACCCATGTCATTTATGTACAACATCACCGTGGCCAAAATAGTAGGAGCTTCCGGCACGAGCACAACCGATCCAGCCGAAATTCCAGAGAGTTTGCCTTCACCACCACCGCTGCCACAATCCCAAGGACGTGGTAGACCTAGCGGCAGTTTTACCTGGCTGCCACCAGTTGCTCCTCAAGCTGAAGTCAGTGTAGAAACTACACCCTTCACTGGATTTACAGGTTTAGTTCCACCCGCTGCCGTAACAGTGGAAACTACTACTACACCCCTAAGAAAACCAGGACGCCCTGGTTCTCTTAACAACAGCATGAGGGGACGTATAATCGATGCCATCAAAGCCCGTCCCATATTGTGGGCCGGCAGACAGAAGGAAGTCAAACAAGGACAAAATCGTACTTCTGCCGTTTGGAAAGAAGTGGCTGTTGAATTGGGCTTAACTCCAAGTAAgtggtattaaaaataaaccaagtaaatcagtttttaataatgatttttttaaacatttaacagGTTTGGTGCAGACACGTTGGTCAATTATCAAGCAACGTTTTGTTGACGAGCTGCAAAAAGAGCGACATGCCCGCTATTCTCAAGAGGCCTTCCATTCTACGTGGGAGCATTTTGAACGCATGTCTTTTATGCGTGATATATTGGCTAAAAAAGTGGACGAACGAGAACAGACTCGTGAACATATACAGGAAATTGTTAGTGAAAAACAGCAATTGCTgaaccatcatcatcagcaacaacagcagcagcaacagcatcaTCAACAACAGCATCACCAACATCAAATTCACAGTCCACAGCAACAGCAGCCGCCACAACAGATACGCTATATACGTACTACAACATCAGGTGGTGTTAATGCAACAACTGCATTAGCTTCACCCCAAGCAACTCACCATCAGCCGGCACAGCAGCCTCAGCAGCATCATCACCATCTACAACATCCACAATTGAGCATGTGTGATGAGAACGGCGAACTAACCGTACACAATTCCCATCCCAATGGTGGCTTAGTGGGCCTTTTGCCAGGTCATACAATTGTTACAAGCGCACGTAGACGTGTCAAAAATGAAACCGATTTAGAATGGGATCCTTTCGAGATGATCCTTCACGTACAGGCCGGTTCTGAGGCAGCCAACAATTGAATTGATgccagtttttgttttttttattcaaacaataataaaataaaacaagaagaaaCTACTAGACGTGACCGTGGAAGACTGATTATATAAATTACACTTACACACCACAAAAACTTATTATCATTTAATCAAAAAGTTTGTGCATAAaaaaacactcacacacacacacacacgatTTTCAAACAATTCTTTTATATAACTTGTTTCGTTTTGCATGCAGTCGCTCATTCAAAAACACACAGATACACACACACCCATACATACTCAGTTATGTACTCATGGATACTCACAATACTCATACGTACATTTGAATGTTTACAAACATACACTCACTAACTCGCACACATCATTTGCATTTAAGTATTATTTACACTCCCATCTCTGTACCAATGGGTTTGTGTAAAATTGtgcaaaatacaaaatacaaacaaacaaatgattGTAtgcatttgtttataaattgtgTGTTTGAATGTGCATTCAAAATAATGATTattgaacaagaactgaactgtgttgtgttgtgtttttttttcaatttttttttcgaaacaaacatttattatgACTTTCTTGTTCtgctgttgttttctttttttcttattctcaTTTATTTGTCTCttcaaatgtatattttttgttgctttttttgtcTTGTACATGTATGTACAATAGTATGTGGTTTTTTATCTTAAAGATACGATTTATTATTCAGTATGCAGCAGACGTACGATATTTTGAATGTGAATGTAAACATTAAGAATTGAGATATAAAAgtgtcaataaataaaaaaaaaagaaactcttTTTTCTAGAACCTTAGGTTCATTTATCATAAATGTTGGTGAAATTATTTGAAACGGATTATAATGATAGGAATACATacgtacattagagtgacagccgatttatttctcttagatttcaaagagtgccgggtggaatattgtgacactaggcctaaaagttaagtgctgaaaatttgagacaACGGTTTCTGgtcgcgcatcgaggtcaaagttcagatatacacaaaattttactatttatatggaataaataggtgaaactcgataactttctgcattggtttctagaaatatgtagatttatttatattaatgaatattacattaaaaaaaattggaaattatccctgtatctcctttgcaTCAAAATGACCcgaaaactgtattatcgccaaaattcggaaaaaatgcaaatttttcagtttttgtaaaaattttgctactaaataaatacccTTGCAAtcgaatgcaaaagaatcgaaaattGTACGTAATTAttgttgtaatgagatataaatgacaaaatttggttaaaaaatgttaaagttattacaaattcgccagaccattaacgtgtctcaggccacttcaacaagaaattttggaaaaaaattaacatatttcgagaaaaataaaaataaaagctaatttttatttaaaatatatccatatttacttgtgtatgtgtttttgtcttcgtaggataccgttaacgatttaaaggttaacgttttccgatttttggaaaacttgcagacaatatttaaaattacctggactataacattatgaaaattttttacttaaaatttataactgtAAGGAAATTgcgctcattcgccaaaatatggacaaaaaattagattttcttgaaaatcgca
This genomic window contains:
- the LOC135954343 gene encoding uncharacterized protein LOC135954343; this encodes MPKEDPFVNRAQLLKAIKKYPEIWDSNNKLHMCRSVTAPMWNEIADQFGGHVPTVKLQSIWSQMKYHYHNLVHRQILHKERFTTKWEHFEPMSFMYNITVAKIVGASGTSTTDPAEIPESLPSPPPLPQSQGRGRPSGSFTWLPPVAPQAEVSVETTPFTGFTGLVPPAAVTVETTTTPLRKPGRPGSLNNSMRGRIIDAIKARPILWAGRQKEVKQGQNRTSAVWKEVAVELGLTPSLVQTRWSIIKQRFVDELQKERHARYSQEAFHSTWEHFERMSFMRDILAKKVDEREQTREHIQEIVSEKQQLLNHHHQQQQQQQQHHQQQHHQHQIHSPQQQQPPQQIRYIRTTTSGGVNATTALASPQATHHQPAQQPQQHHHHLQHPQLSMCDENGELTVHNSHPNGGLVGLLPGHTIVTSARRRVKNETDLEWDPFEMILHVQAGSEAANN